A region of Pyxidicoccus parkwaysis DNA encodes the following proteins:
- a CDS encoding spinster family MFS transporter, whose protein sequence is MGDVANGQAVNASRVLLLLFLANLLNFYDRTIPAIIIEPLRKQYALSDLELGLVSAAFTLVYAIAGIPLGKLADTGARRKVLGWGLLVWSAFTGLNALAWNYGSFFLLRLGVGVGEASYAPAAGSLIADLYPANRRARATGIYMLGLPVGLVLAFFTVGSMVAAFDSWRAPFFIATVPGVMLALFLFRIREPERGAHEVARVSQQPVAQPIRTLLRIRTLIWLTFSGVTCNFATYAGNGFLVPLLQRYFGLPLVKAAVVTGFITGVTGLVGLTLGGSIADRMHSRSERGRLTFGVISLLAGALGTGLALLLGETSVPLFAVCFGLGWLGVYNFYTSVYPAIQDVVEPRLRARAVALFFAGVYVLGGALGPAVVGGLSDAFTLTAMREAGAGEVTEAFKAMGLHSAMFLIPVMLMLTSVFMFMASRSFVADARRMQEALAREEAEVDGERQGVTLPVPGKAVSGQQAR, encoded by the coding sequence ATGGGCGATGTCGCAAACGGGCAGGCAGTCAACGCGAGCAGGGTCCTCCTCCTGCTCTTCCTCGCCAACCTGCTGAACTTCTACGACCGCACCATCCCGGCAATCATCATCGAGCCGCTGCGCAAACAATACGCGCTCAGTGACCTGGAACTGGGGCTCGTCTCCGCCGCCTTCACGCTCGTGTATGCGATTGCGGGCATTCCGCTCGGAAAGCTGGCGGACACGGGGGCACGGCGGAAGGTGCTCGGCTGGGGTCTGCTCGTGTGGAGTGCCTTCACGGGGCTCAATGCGCTGGCATGGAACTACGGGTCCTTCTTCCTCCTGCGGCTGGGCGTGGGAGTGGGCGAGGCCAGCTATGCCCCGGCGGCGGGCTCGCTCATCGCCGACCTGTATCCGGCGAACCGGCGAGCGCGCGCGACGGGCATCTACATGCTGGGACTGCCGGTGGGGCTGGTGCTCGCCTTCTTCACCGTGGGCAGCATGGTGGCGGCCTTCGACTCGTGGCGAGCGCCCTTCTTCATCGCCACCGTTCCGGGCGTGATGCTGGCGCTCTTCCTGTTCCGCATCCGGGAACCGGAGCGTGGAGCGCACGAGGTGGCGCGTGTTTCACAGCAACCGGTGGCGCAGCCCATCCGCACGCTGCTGCGCATCCGCACGCTCATCTGGCTGACGTTCTCGGGGGTGACGTGCAACTTCGCCACGTACGCGGGCAATGGCTTCCTGGTGCCGTTGCTGCAGCGCTACTTCGGCCTGCCGTTGGTGAAGGCGGCGGTGGTGACAGGGTTCATCACGGGCGTCACCGGGCTGGTGGGGCTGACACTCGGCGGTTCGATTGCCGACCGGATGCACTCGCGCTCGGAGCGGGGGCGGCTCACCTTCGGGGTCATCAGCCTGCTGGCGGGCGCGCTCGGCACGGGGCTCGCTCTGCTCTTGGGAGAGACGTCGGTGCCCCTGTTCGCGGTGTGCTTCGGGCTGGGCTGGCTGGGGGTCTACAACTTCTACACGAGTGTCTATCCCGCCATTCAAGACGTGGTGGAGCCGCGACTGAGGGCACGGGCCGTGGCGCTCTTCTTCGCGGGCGTATACGTGCTCGGCGGCGCCCTGGGCCCGGCCGTGGTGGGCGGGCTCTCCGACGCATTCACTCTCACGGCGATGCGGGAGGCGGGCGCGGGAGAGGTGACGGAAGCCTTCAAGGCGATGGGACTGCACAGCGCCATGTTCCTCATCCCGGTGATGCTCATGCTCACCTCGGTGTTCATGTTCATGGCCTCACGGAGCTTCGTGGCAGACGCGAGGCGCATGCAGGAGGCACTGGCGCGCGAGGAGGCGGAGGTGGACGGGGAACGCCAGGGGGTCACCCTCCCCGTCCCCGGCAAGGCAGTCTCGGGCCAGCAGGCCCGATGA
- a CDS encoding kelch repeat-containing protein encodes MASPRSEHSVTLLNKGRVLVAGGSSGSVYLVTAELYDLASSTWSATGSMASPRYYHTATLLPDGKVLVAGGYIGSSSLAGAEVYTPCARRHAVETPSETPSTLRP; translated from the coding sequence ATGGCCTCACCTCGCTCCGAGCACTCGGTGACGCTGCTGAACAAGGGCAGGGTGCTCGTCGCGGGAGGCTCCAGCGGTAGCGTCTATCTCGTGACCGCGGAGCTGTACGACCTGGCCTCGAGCACCTGGAGCGCCACGGGTTCCATGGCCTCGCCTCGCTACTACCACACGGCGACGCTGCTGCCCGACGGCAAGGTCCTCGTCGCGGGGGGATACATCGGCAGCAGCAGCCTTGCAGGAGCGGAGGTGTACACGCCCTGCGCGCGCCGCCACGCTGTAGAGACTCCCTCTGAAACGCCATCCACTCTCCGCCCGTAA